In Oceanivirga salmonicida, the DNA window AACTTATGAGATTATATACTGACGCTACTTTTGAATCGCTAGAACAATTATAAAAACTTTTACTCCATTTTATATCAGTAGAATATTCTATTATTTCATCATCACATTGTTCTAATGCCCATAATGAAAGTTCTCCTGTTTTTTTACTATCTTTCTTACTTAAAAAAGAAGTTACTCCATAATTTTTCTCTGCTATTAATCCTATTTTT includes these proteins:
- a CDS encoding osmolarity sensor protein EnvZ codes for the protein KIGLIAEKNYGVTSFLSKKDSKKTGELSLWALEQCDDEIIEYSTDIKWSKSFYNCSSDSKVASVYNLISFEFYENKYELKLKMKDGYGYSPFEDFNGNEYRYIFNEKPSAKELGEKIMEMFEYKENYDK